A single genomic interval of Armigeres subalbatus isolate Guangzhou_Male chromosome 1, GZ_Asu_2, whole genome shotgun sequence harbors:
- the LOC134207304 gene encoding putative nuclease HARBI1, which produces MSCFDFWFDSDSEGDNMTNEDLCTVRVERRKLRDASNPLDLPSNTFVEYFRVSKDLFRHLFDILDGNLGVGSSTVLPIIKLAAALRFFAEGSYQKGAGNDLFVGVAQPTMSKMLYKIIDVFEEQICKTAIKFPTNDDEKNATKMGFFEKSGFPGVINCVDGSHIKIIKPKHDVQHLYSNRKGYHSLNVMMVCDHKMIIRYVEANHPGSSHDSFIWNTSALNQMLETHSINGDRNSWILGDAGYPLKPYWITPYRISGNMQHNESKIKFNQMLSNTRWIVERSFGIIKNVFRCILGARQLHYKPEKASRIINVCCALLNLRVRFNVPIPEENVVQLENDFPEDVNNEEENFTAAVIRDEIMQAIM; this is translated from the exons ATGAGCTGTTTTGACTTCTGGTTTGATAGCGATTCCGAGGGTGATAATATGACTAACGAAGATTTATGCACAGTTAGAGTTGAGCGTCGAAAGCTTCGAGATGCATCAAATCCTCTAGATTTGCCATCTAATAC GTTCGTGGAGTATTTCCGagtttccaaagatttattcaGACACCTTTTTGATATTCTCGATGGAAATTTGGGAGTAGGATCGTCCACAGTTTTACCTATCATTAAACTAGCGGCTGCCCTCAGATTTTTCGCTGAAGGCAGCTATCAAAAAGGAGCTGGGAATGACCTCTTCGTTGGAGTTGCTCAGCCAACAATGTCAAAAATGTTGTATAAAATTATCGATGTTTTTGAGGAACAAATTTGCAAAACAGCGATTAAGTTTCCTACGAATGACGATGAAAAAAATGCAACTAAAATGGGTTTTTTCGAGAAGTCTGGATTTCCTGGTGTCATTAATTGTGTTGATGGAAGTCACATAAAAATAATCAAGCCGAAACATGATGTGCAGCATCTATATTCCAATCGTAAAGGTTATCACAGTCTGAACGTTATGATG GTTTGTGACCATAAGATGATCATTCGATACGTCGAGGCAAACCATCCTGGGTCTTCACATGACTCATTTATTTGGAACACAAGCGCTCTAAATCAAATGCTGGAAACACATTCCATTAATGGCGATCGGAATTCATGGATCTTAG GTGATGCCGGCTACCCTTTGAAACCATATTGGATCACGCCTTATAGAATATCGGGAAACATGCAGCACAATGAATCGAAGATTAAATTCAACCAAATGCTTTCAAATACAAGATGGATTGTTGAGAGATCGTTTGGAATTATTAAGAATGTATTTCGATGTATTCTTGGTGCGAGACAGCTTCATTATAAGCCCGAAAAAGCTAGTAGAATTATTAATGTATGTTGTGCTTTACTCAACTTACGCGTTAGATTTAATGTACCCATACCCGAAGAAAATGTAGTTCAATTGGAAAATGATTTTCCTGAAGATGTTAacaatgaagaagaaaatttTACTGCTGCTGTTATCAGGGATGAAATAATGCAAGCTATTATGTGA